Proteins from a single region of Erythrobacter sp.:
- a CDS encoding acylglycerol kinase family protein produces MPTPIYEFAQIPRVDPADPVRSRKERPRAGGEAPVVGVIYNPRSHRNLGADFDCGLSPHVHIAQPGARAQLPAALAEFAARGIDLLVINGGDGTVRDVLTCGRPIFGDDWPAIAVLPKGKTNALTVDLGIPDNWTLQDAINALDHGNRVWRRPIEITPQGAPEGAESGVSGFILGAGAFTTATRAGQSAHRLGAFNSLAVAVTAAWALTQSLFASRSNPWRRGAKMRIGLGAGDVAMAHSGHGDPEMRQVLFASTLERLPAGIRPFGFLKNGLKLVAVDQISRRTTALIPLAAAGKIQSGLRERGIHQLAASQFTLSIDDQFILDGEAFPAGDYLVGQGPELAFVSP; encoded by the coding sequence ATGCCGACGCCGATCTACGAGTTTGCGCAGATACCGCGGGTCGATCCCGCCGATCCGGTGCGCAGTCGCAAGGAGCGGCCGCGTGCGGGCGGCGAGGCGCCGGTGGTCGGCGTGATCTACAACCCGCGCAGCCACCGCAATCTGGGCGCCGATTTCGACTGCGGCCTGTCGCCCCATGTCCACATCGCCCAGCCCGGTGCGCGCGCGCAATTGCCTGCCGCGCTGGCGGAATTTGCCGCGCGCGGGATCGATCTGCTGGTCATCAACGGCGGCGACGGGACAGTGCGCGATGTGCTGACCTGCGGGCGTCCGATCTTCGGCGATGACTGGCCCGCGATCGCGGTGCTGCCCAAGGGCAAGACCAACGCGCTCACCGTCGATCTCGGCATTCCTGATAACTGGACGCTGCAGGACGCGATCAACGCGCTCGATCACGGCAACCGTGTGTGGCGCCGCCCGATCGAGATCACCCCGCAGGGCGCGCCCGAGGGCGCGGAATCCGGCGTCTCCGGCTTTATTCTCGGCGCAGGGGCTTTCACCACCGCCACCCGCGCCGGGCAGAGCGCGCATCGGCTGGGCGCGTTCAACAGCCTCGCCGTCGCGGTAACGGCGGCCTGGGCGCTCACGCAATCGCTGTTTGCGAGCCGTTCCAACCCGTGGCGGCGCGGCGCGAAGATGCGCATCGGCCTTGGTGCGGGCGATGTCGCGATGGCGCATAGCGGCCACGGCGATCCGGAGATGCGGCAGGTGCTGTTTGCCTCGACGCTCGAACGCCTGCCCGCGGGCATCCGGCCGTTCGGCTTCCTCAAGAACGGGCTGAAGCTCGTCGCGGTTGACCAGATCTCGCGCCGCACCACGGCGCTGATCCCGCTGGCGGCGGCGGGCAAGATCCAGTCGGGCCTGCGTGAGCGCGGCATCCACCAGCTCGCCGCGAGCCAGTTCACCCTGTCGATCGACGATCAGTTCATCCTCGACGGAGAGGCCTTTCCGGCGGGCGACTATCTGGTCGGCCAGGGGCCGGAGCTTGCCTTCGTCAGCCCATGA
- a CDS encoding DUF2141 domain-containing protein: protein MTALLPLGALAALGLGLAGASPLAAQALGGKIDNDMSLCAAGKGPAVRVEITGLKSASGNLFVRTYRAKESDWLKSRRYIHRIDTTPRKGAMSVCVPLPAAGDYAIVVQHDANGNREKDFSSDGAGMSNNPEVKTFLGIPRAPDLAKTRFSAGAGVTRIAIQVKYQS from the coding sequence ATGACCGCTCTTCTGCCGCTGGGCGCGCTCGCCGCGCTCGGGCTTGGTCTTGCCGGTGCCAGCCCGCTGGCCGCGCAGGCGCTCGGGGGCAAGATCGACAATGACATGAGCCTGTGCGCGGCGGGCAAGGGTCCGGCGGTGCGGGTGGAGATCACGGGGCTGAAGTCCGCGAGCGGCAACCTGTTCGTGCGCACCTACCGCGCGAAGGAGAGCGACTGGCTGAAAAGCCGCCGCTACATCCACCGCATCGACACGACCCCGCGCAAGGGCGCGATGAGCGTGTGCGTGCCGCTGCCCGCAGCAGGCGATTACGCGATCGTCGTCCAGCATGACGCCAACGGCAACCGCGAGAAGGATTTCTCGTCCGATGGCGCAGGCATGTCGAACAATCCGGAGGTGAAGACCTTCCTCGGCATCCCGCGCGCGCCCGATCTCGCCAAGACGCGCTTTTCTGCCGGAGCGGGCGTCACCCGGATCGCGATCCAGGTGAAGTACCAGAGCTAG
- the rpe gene encoding ribulose-phosphate 3-epimerase, producing the protein MPTPLISPSILSADFARLGEEVRAVDAAGADWIHIDVMDGHFVPNITIGPDVVKALRPHTTKTFDVHLMISPVDPYLEAFAAAGADIITVHPEAGPHIHRTLQAIRALGKKAGVVINPGTPVEVLDNLMDMVDLVLVMSVNPGFGGQSFIPSQLAKIARIRAMIEAEGRPIHLEVDGGVNAETARLCVAAGADVLVAGSATFKGGPDAYAANIAALKGIG; encoded by the coding sequence ATGCCCACGCCGCTGATTTCGCCCTCGATCCTCTCTGCCGATTTCGCCCGGCTGGGGGAGGAAGTGCGCGCGGTGGATGCAGCCGGTGCCGACTGGATCCATATCGACGTGATGGACGGCCATTTCGTGCCGAACATCACCATCGGCCCGGATGTGGTGAAGGCCCTGCGCCCGCACACGACCAAGACCTTCGACGTCCACCTGATGATCTCGCCGGTCGACCCTTACCTTGAGGCTTTCGCGGCTGCCGGTGCGGACATCATCACCGTCCATCCCGAGGCCGGGCCGCATATCCACCGCACCCTCCAGGCTATCCGCGCATTGGGCAAGAAGGCGGGCGTGGTGATCAATCCCGGCACGCCGGTCGAGGTGCTCGACAACCTCATGGACATGGTCGATCTGGTGCTGGTGATGAGCGTCAATCCCGGCTTCGGCGGGCAGAGCTTCATTCCCTCGCAGCTCGCCAAGATCGCCCGCATCCGCGCGATGATCGAAGCCGAAGGGCGGCCGATCCACCTCGAGGTTGATGGCGGGGTCAATGCCGAAACCGCGCGCCTGTGTGTCGCGGCAGGGGCTGATGTGCTGGTGGCGGGTTCGGCTACGTTCAAGGGCGGGCCGGACGCCTATGCTGCCAATATCGCCGCCTTGAAGGGGATAGGGTGA
- a CDS encoding heparinase II/III-family protein, translating to MATLLRTPAGRRADALVERVVDVPVLTLAESPAPAVEAAPAPLSEEPGRALALSDVIAAPAGPGEALIRFAYRLGIPGHALSQPFRRPQALRVLATVESPNRGDRAAGTALRAGHFLVLGARLPIAQLDFTGSARPAPALERVLHSFSWLADLAAAAQRADAIPVAERITSLWLHAHKEPGKGPAWEVEHAGLRLLAWLVHAPLVLAGNDKSLKSRMLAAIGETASWLDKRAGREAPGLAQVAGWAGIVAAGLLLPHGKPRRLYGEAGLVKALGDMVGEDGGVLSRCPAAQLEAIRLLTDLIACYDAVRVAPPPALQVMRELLVPPLLALRHGDGALGNWQGQAAIPADRVNAVIEASGVRTRPLATAQGWGYQRIKAGDTLVQFDAAPPPRARHVRTGCASTLAFELSDGPARVIVNCGGAALAGGQVPARIGQGLRASAAFSTLVLDNANSTAVLLHGQLGKGVETVELERRMVPARGREATRIEAAHDGYAARFGLTHQRILTLSADGTELAGEDILVPAAKNGKRGKIAFAIRFHLGRGVEVQLSGDRRGASLLLPDGRLWQFRMGGDRAGAGEITLSAEDSLWVDGEGRPHATEQLVIEGLALRSGGQFSWLLKKTG from the coding sequence ATGGCAACGCTGCTGCGCACCCCCGCAGGCCGCCGGGCCGATGCGCTGGTGGAGCGGGTGGTGGATGTTCCGGTGCTGACGCTGGCCGAAAGCCCTGCGCCTGCGGTTGAAGCGGCGCCCGCACCCCTGTCCGAAGAGCCGGGTCGCGCGCTGGCTCTCAGCGATGTGATTGCCGCGCCCGCGGGCCCGGGCGAGGCGCTGATCCGCTTTGCCTATCGCCTCGGGATTCCCGGCCACGCCTTGAGCCAGCCCTTCCGCCGTCCGCAGGCCTTGCGGGTGCTGGCGACCGTCGAAAGTCCCAATCGCGGCGACCGCGCGGCGGGCACGGCCCTTCGCGCCGGGCACTTCCTCGTCCTCGGCGCACGCCTGCCGATCGCGCAGCTCGATTTCACCGGCTCCGCCCGTCCGGCGCCGGCGCTGGAGCGGGTGCTCCATTCCTTCAGCTGGCTCGCCGATCTCGCCGCTGCCGCCCAGCGCGCCGACGCGATTCCCGTCGCCGAGCGGATCACCTCGCTGTGGCTCCATGCCCACAAGGAGCCCGGCAAGGGCCCCGCATGGGAGGTCGAGCACGCAGGCCTGCGCCTCCTCGCCTGGCTGGTCCACGCACCGCTGGTGCTGGCGGGCAATGACAAGAGTTTGAAGTCGCGCATGCTCGCCGCAATCGGCGAGACCGCCAGCTGGCTCGACAAGCGCGCGGGCCGCGAGGCGCCGGGGCTGGCGCAGGTGGCGGGCTGGGCGGGGATCGTCGCAGCCGGATTGCTGCTCCCCCACGGAAAGCCGCGCCGCCTTTATGGCGAGGCGGGCCTCGTCAAGGCGCTGGGCGACATGGTGGGCGAGGATGGCGGCGTGCTGTCGCGCTGCCCCGCCGCGCAGCTTGAGGCGATCCGCCTGCTGACCGATCTGATCGCCTGTTATGATGCGGTGCGGGTTGCGCCGCCGCCCGCGCTGCAAGTGATGCGCGAGCTGTTGGTGCCGCCGCTCCTCGCCCTGCGGCACGGCGACGGCGCGCTCGGCAACTGGCAGGGGCAGGCGGCGATCCCGGCAGACCGGGTGAATGCCGTGATCGAGGCTTCGGGCGTGCGCACCCGTCCGCTCGCCACCGCGCAGGGCTGGGGCTATCAGCGCATCAAGGCGGGCGACACGCTGGTGCAGTTCGATGCCGCCCCGCCGCCGCGTGCCCGCCATGTGCGCACCGGCTGCGCCTCCACGCTGGCCTTCGAGCTGTCCGACGGCCCGGCGCGGGTGATCGTCAATTGCGGCGGCGCGGCGCTTGCCGGAGGGCAGGTGCCCGCGCGCATCGGGCAGGGCCTGCGCGCCAGTGCTGCCTTCTCGACGCTGGTGCTCGACAACGCCAATTCCACCGCCGTCCTGCTCCACGGCCAGCTCGGCAAGGGGGTCGAGACGGTGGAACTTGAGCGCCGCATGGTCCCCGCCCGCGGCCGCGAGGCGACGCGGATCGAGGCTGCGCATGATGGCTATGCCGCGCGCTTCGGTCTCACCCACCAGCGCATCCTCACGCTTTCGGCCGACGGCACCGAGCTGGCGGGCGAGGATATCCTCGTCCCCGCCGCCAAGAACGGCAAGCGCGGCAAGATCGCCTTCGCGATCCGCTTCCACTTGGGGCGCGGGGTCGAGGTGCAGCTTTCGGGCGACAGGCGCGGGGCAAGTCTGCTGCTGCCTGACGGTCGGCTCTGGCAATTCCGGATGGGCGGCGATAGGGCGGGCGCCGGCGAGATCACCCTGTCTGCCGAGGACAGCCTGTGGGTCGACGGCGAAGGCCGCCCGCATGCCACCGAGCAGCTGGTGATCGAGGGACTGGCATTGCGCAGCGGGGGACAATTCTCCTGGCTGCTGAAGAAAACAGGATAG
- the purH gene encoding bifunctional phosphoribosylaminoimidazolecarboxamide formyltransferase/IMP cyclohydrolase, with product MVEGVIRRALLSVSDKSGLADLGRALAERGVELVSTGGTAGCLRDAGLSVKDVSDLTGFPEMMDGRVKTLHPTVHGGLLALRDNPEHVAAMEAHGIGAIDLVVVNLYPFEATVAKGASREEVIENIDIGGPSMVRSAAKNHGFVTILTDPADYATLVEEMDANGGATSQAFRTRMAGKAYARTAAYDSAIASWFAFSPAASDEPTLFPETLPLAFKRADTLRYGENPHQSAAIYVPQVAGTAGVPQATQLQGKELSYNNLNDADAALELAAEFAGQEPAVVIVKHANPCGVAQGGSLLSAWEAALACDSVSAFGGIVAVNTELDAATAEAISAIFTEVVIAPSVSAEAREIFAKKKNLRLLECGQLPNPRRGGLAMKTIAGGVLIQSRDAGAISADDLKVVTKRAPTAQELKDCLFAWTVARHVKSNAIVYAKDGATAGIGAGQMNRRDSARIAAIKAAEAAETYGWPASRTVGSAVASDAFFPFADGLLAAAEAGATAVIQPGGSIRDDEVIAAADAAGLAMVFTGMRHFRH from the coding sequence ATGGTTGAAGGTGTGATCCGGCGGGCACTGTTGTCAGTGTCCGACAAGAGCGGTTTGGCTGATCTGGGCCGCGCTTTGGCGGAACGCGGCGTCGAGCTGGTAAGCACCGGCGGCACCGCAGGCTGCTTGCGCGATGCGGGCCTCAGCGTGAAGGACGTGTCGGACCTTACCGGCTTCCCCGAGATGATGGACGGGCGGGTGAAGACCCTCCACCCCACCGTGCATGGCGGCCTCCTCGCCCTGCGTGACAATCCCGAGCACGTCGCCGCGATGGAGGCCCACGGGATCGGCGCGATCGATCTGGTGGTGGTCAACCTCTATCCCTTCGAGGCGACCGTCGCCAAGGGCGCGAGCCGCGAGGAAGTGATCGAGAATATCGACATCGGCGGGCCGTCGATGGTGCGCTCGGCGGCGAAGAACCACGGCTTTGTGACGATCCTCACCGATCCGGCGGACTACGCCACCCTTGTCGAGGAAATGGACGCCAACGGCGGCGCCACAAGCCAAGCCTTCCGCACGCGGATGGCGGGCAAGGCCTATGCCCGCACCGCTGCCTATGATTCCGCGATTGCCAGCTGGTTCGCCTTCTCGCCTGCCGCTTCGGACGAGCCGACGCTGTTCCCCGAAACCCTCCCCCTCGCCTTCAAGCGGGCGGACACGCTGCGCTATGGCGAAAACCCGCACCAGTCGGCGGCGATCTACGTGCCGCAGGTGGCGGGCACCGCGGGGGTTCCGCAGGCCACGCAGTTGCAGGGCAAGGAACTCAGCTACAACAATCTGAACGATGCCGATGCGGCGCTGGAACTGGCGGCGGAATTCGCGGGCCAAGAGCCTGCCGTGGTGATCGTCAAGCACGCCAATCCTTGCGGCGTGGCGCAAGGCGGCTCGCTGCTGTCGGCATGGGAAGCGGCGCTCGCTTGCGATTCTGTTTCGGCCTTCGGGGGCATTGTTGCCGTCAACACCGAGCTTGATGCCGCCACCGCCGAGGCCATTTCGGCGATCTTCACCGAGGTGGTGATCGCGCCTTCGGTGAGCGCCGAAGCGCGCGAGATTTTCGCGAAGAAGAAGAACCTGCGCCTGCTCGAATGTGGGCAGCTTCCGAACCCGCGTCGCGGCGGGCTGGCGATGAAGACCATCGCGGGCGGCGTGCTGATCCAGTCGCGTGATGCCGGGGCGATTTCCGCCGACGATCTCAAGGTCGTCACCAAGCGTGCGCCGACGGCGCAGGAATTGAAGGACTGCCTCTTCGCCTGGACGGTGGCGCGGCACGTCAAATCCAACGCCATCGTCTATGCCAAGGACGGCGCGACCGCAGGCATTGGCGCAGGCCAGATGAACCGCCGCGATTCGGCGCGCATCGCCGCGATCAAGGCTGCCGAGGCCGCCGAGACCTATGGCTGGCCCGCCTCCCGCACGGTCGGCAGCGCGGTCGCCTCGGACGCCTTCTTCCCCTTCGCCGACGGACTGCTCGCTGCCGCCGAAGCGGGCGCGACCGCCGTGATCCAGCCGGGCGGCTCGATCCGCGACGACGAGGTGATCGCCGCCGCCGACGCAGCCGGCCTCGCGATGGTCTTCACCGGGATGCGGCATTTTAGGCACTGA